CTGGAGCAGGACAGACCCCCAGGTACGCCTCCCTGTCACACGTTCAACGGACCTCAGGTTGGTTCCCACGATCATGAGATTCGCCACCGCGAACCTCGAGTCCGAGAGGAAGTCAACCGCCTCCTGGGCCTCGTCATAGGTCGCATAGGAACCGACGAGTTGAGGGTAGTCAAGCTCGAACAGCCGGCTGGCGGCAGCGGAATGGGGAAGTCTCCTGATGGATACAGAAGGGGGCATCTCGGCTCCTGATCGGTGTCCAGCAAGCGCTCACGCGCTGCTCAAGTGTAAATTCGTGCCCATGAGCGCCAAAGACTCCGCGGTTTTCATCTCCCGGTTGATCGGCCTTCCCGTAGTCGACGCCGCCGGCGATCAGGTAGGCCGCGTGAAGGACGTGGTCTTCCACTTACGCACAGGAAACCTCGCTCCCCGAGTTCGAGGGCTGGTAGTCGAGCTTTTTGCACGACAACGAATCTTCGTGCCCATGATCCGGGTACATAACATAACAGTCAACCAGGTGGCCATTCTCGGACAGGTCGACACCCGCCGGTTCAGCAAGCGAGACACGGAGTGGCTGGTGGCCAAGGACCTGTTCGACCGCGCTGTGCCGCGCGACGTGCCCACCCACATCTACGACGTGTCGATGGTGCAGGTGCGCAACCGTGAGTGGGAGCTGTTCCAGATCGCCATCACGAGCCGCACCAGGGTGAGCCGCTTCGGCTTCGGAGGACGCCGCACCACCGACATCGTCCAGTGGGACCAGGTCCCAGACCTGGTCCTGGCCAAGGGCCGTTCCCCAGAACATCTGGTGGCCAAGTTCTCGGACATGAAGCCAGCTGACATCGCCCAGGAGCTCCACGACCTGGACCCGGACCGCCTGGTCGAGGTCATCGAGGCCCTCGACGACGAAACCCTGGCTGAGGCACTCGAGGAGTTGCCCGGGGACGAGCAGATCCACCTGATCTCGAAACTCGACACGGAGAGGGCAGCCGATGTCCTCGGAGAGATGGATCCGGACGACGCCGCCGACCTGATCAAGGACCTGCCCGAGGCCGTTGCGGAGGATCTCCTCGAACACATGGAGCCCAAGGACGCCTCCGACGTGCGGCGGCTGTTGGTCTACGGCGAGTTCACCGCCGGCGGCATGATGACCCCGGAGCCAGTGGTGCTGGGGACGGACGCGACAGTCGCGGAGGCCCTGGCGCATATCCGTGAGGAACACCTGACCCCGGCGCTGGCGTCCATGGTCTTCGTGGCCCGCCCCCCGCTGGAGACCCCGTCCGGGCGCTACGTGGGCGCGGTGCACTTCCAGCAGCTGCTGCGCGCCGCTCCCACCCTGATGGTGGCGACGATGCTGGACCACAACCTTGAACCCCTGAGCCCGGAGTCGCCCCTAGCTCAGGTCTCGAGGTTCTTCGCGACCTACAATCTGGTGGTGGCCCCGGTCGTGGACTCCGACGGGGCGCTCGTCGGGGCGGTGACGGTGGATGATGTGCTAGACCACATGCTGCCCGATGACTGGCGCGGCACCCAGATGGACGAACCGGTGGAGGTGAGCCATGGCTGAGCGTGAATCCTTGTCCGAACCGCGGTCGCGGCGGCGGCGCCTGCTGCCCAAGGTAAGCCTTGACTCGGAGGCCTTCGGCGAGTTCGCTGAGGCCGCCGCCCGGTTCATGGGCACGGGCAAGTTCATCGCCTACATGACGGTCTTCGTCGGAGCCTGGGTGATCTTCAACGTCGTGGGGATCTACGGTTTCACCTGGGATACGTACCCGTTCATCCTCCTGAACCTGTTCTTCTCCACGCAGGCCTCCTACTCGGCTCCACTGATCCTCCTCGCGCAGAACCGCCAGGAGGTGCGGGATAAGCTGAGCCTCGACGAGGACCGCCGCCTGGCGGCCCAGTCACGCGCTGACATGGATTTCCTGGCACGTGAGATCGCCGCCATCCGGATGCATCTGGGCGAGCTGGCCACTCGCGACTTCGTTCGTTCCGAATTGCGTTCCGAGCTACGGGAGCTAACAGAACGCCTAGAGCAGGCCGTCACCGAGAAACGGGAGGAACCATGAGCGAACCTCAACCGATCAGCTGGTACGCCCTGGTGATGCTGGCAGGGCACCTCGTCATGGCGGGGACGGCGACCTGGTCGCTGTGGGTGATCGGCTCGGGCCTTTGGGCCGGGGCTGCGGCAGCGCTACTGCTGCTGATCGCCTACGCAAGCCTGTGGCGGCTGCGGCTGGCTCCGGCGGCCCAAAAACGTTTCTCGTACCAGCAGCGCGTGACGCTCCATCTGGTGCTCGGGCTTGCCATCGTGGCACTGGCCGTGCTGACCTCCACGTGGCTGCCCGCTTCGGTTGGGATCAGTATGGCGCTGCTGGGAGACGCCCTTGCATCCAGGAGCAGCTCAGAAGGGCTGGAAACCAGCTGAACAGTGCGGGAGTATGGAGGGGTGACGAATGAGAATCCGCTCCTACCTCTGGTCCGTGCTGCTCTGCACAAGGTCGAAGACCCTGAGATTCGCCGCCCCATCACCGAGTTGGGAATGGTCGATGAGCTGACTGCCAATGACGAGGGACAGATTTTCATCAAGGTTTTGCTGACCGTGCCTGGGTGCCCGATGCGCACTGAGATCTCCCATCGCGTCACCGAGGCCGTTGAGGCCGTCGAAGGCGTCAGGGGCGTGCACGTCGAACTGGGTGTGATGAACGACGAGCAGCGGTCCGCAATGCGGCAGGTGCTGCGCGGCGGCCAGCCAGAACGCAAGATCCCATTCGCTGAGCCAGGCAATCTGACGAAGGTGATCGCGGTGGCCTCCGGGAAGGGTGGGGTCGGTAAGTCCTCCGTCACGGTGAACCTGGCCGTAGCACTCGCAAAGGCGGGGCGGAGCGTCGCAATTCTTGATGCGGACATCTACGGCCACTCCATACCCGACCTGCTGGGCCTGGGTGACGCCCGGCCGACGGTCGTCGACGACATGATCCTGCCCGTCCCGGCAGCAGAGGGCCTGAAGGTGATCTCCGTGGGAATGCTGAAACCCTCCCGAGACCAGGTCGTGGCGTGGCGCGGTCCCATCCTCGACCGGGCACTGACCCAACTGCTGGCTGACGTCTTCTGGGGCGACCTGGATTTCCTGCTGCTCGACCTGCCGCCTGGGACAGGCGATGTGGCGATGAGCCTTGGCCAGAAGATCCCGAACTCCGAGGTTCTAGTCGTCACCACCCCGCAGCTCGCTGCCTCGGAGGTCGCGGAGCGGGCTGGAACCATGGCCCATCTGCTCAAGCAGAGAGTGCTCGGGGTGGTGGAGAACATGAGCTGGCTGGAGTTCGTCGCCCCAGACACCGGTAAGGAATACCGGATCGAGTTGTTCGGATCAGGTGGCGGGGCACTGGTGGCGGAGGCGCTGAGCGAGCGGCTCGGCTATGAGGTCCCGCTGCTATCCCAGGTGCCCTTCGACGAGGAACTCCTAGCGGGGGGCGACAGAGGGGATCCGATTGTACTGGCGGCGCCCGACCACCCTGCCTCGCAAGCCCTGCTGCAGCTGGGGCAGGACCTCGCGGCCCGTGGCCGGGATCTACTGGGACGGATACTGCCAGTCAGCCCAGTGTGATCAGGTGGCCTCCGGGTCGTAGGGAGCGCTGACCGGCGGGGCTGGTGGCGAGGCATCCACGATGTCATGCTTGACCGCTGCGGCAGTCCCCGTCGCGGCTGTGGCCGCCTTCGCAGCGCTACTCGCCGTGGAGATCTCACGCTTGGCATCCTCAATGGCGGCTATCTCATCCCGCATGTGCTTGGCGACGAAGGATTTCGGGTTCAGATCCTGGATCTTCAAGTCGGCGTACTCGGGGCCGAGTTCTTGACGCAGCTGAGTCTGAGCATTGTTCGCGATATCCCGGACAGCAACGAACACCCGGGCTGCCTTCCGGGCGAAGCCAGGAAGTTTCTCGGGCCCGAACATGACGACGCCGAGTACCAGAAGGAGGATCAGCTCGGTGGCGTCGATATTGAACACAGGATCAGGCTACCCGCGGCGGAGCATTCAACCAATCCCAACGAGCCGCCCAAACCCGCTGCTCAGCCGCTCCCACAAGCCAAAGCCCTTCTCATGTACGCCTGGAAGTTCATGACACGCTGTCGCGAGCAGCGCTCGCGACCCTCCGGTGGCCACAGAAATCACGCCATCGCCCGCCTGCCAGGCAGACACGTGAGGTAGACCCAGGGAGTCGTCTGAGACACGAGGACCGTTCACCAGTGTTCCCGGCGTCCAGGTGACACTGATAGTGCGCACCCCATCGGAATAGACCAGCTTCTGGAACGACGTCTCTTCCCCCCCCTGTCCTGGCGTGGGCCACCAGGGGAAGACCAGCCAGTTGCAGCGGGCATTCCGGCAAACCGATGCACCATCCAGCGGTGCTCGCAGTGGACGTGGAAACAGATTCCATGGGATAGGGCACAGTTGAGTTCGTCGCCAGCTGGGCCCTTCCAATATCTATGCTCTGGAATCCGGAAACCAGCGTCGGACGCCCTGTCGTGTCGTAACGCTCCATCCAGAGCGGCAGTCCTGTGTCGGTGTCGAGCCACCACCGGGTCACGACGTACCCGTCTCCGCGCGCCTCCAGCACAGAGGCGGCACGTCCAGCGACCAAGTCCGTGTCCTGGTACGCGTAGAACTGCCATCCGGTCTCCACCACAGGCGAGCAGCACCCCATTGTGGGGACGAACCAGGAAAGGAAACGCGCTCCTGTGGCGTCCAGGACCGTCAGGCTCGTCCCCTCCCCCGCAACCACATCTATCTCCACGTCGTTCGAACGGTGGGCCCCATCCCCGTCCATCAGCCACACCCGCTGAAGTCCGGAGTAGGTGATGTCCCGGCCGTTGGAGCTGAGCCTGGCCATGGCGGTGCTCTCATCGATTGGTGTGCTCTCGCCCAAGTCAATGGCACGAGGACTGACCTGTGTGGCCTCTCCTGGGCGGGCGCCTCTTTCCCTTGCCCACTGCACCGCTCCCACACCCTGGTTCACATTGATGGTGGTCAAGGCCAGGGAGTACTGCTCCCGGGCAGACCTGACCGGATCGGCCACCGCAGCAGGCTCCTTCCCCAAAGCCAGGGAGAGCATCACCAGTGTTGCCAGGGCGAGCGTCACCGCCATCCCACCGCGCATCAGGCGTCCCCCCACCCCATGGCAGTCCGAGCTGTCTCTGACGGTCACATAGAGCGGCTGGTCGCATTCTCCCCCGGCAATGCTCTGAAGCCGCTCCGCCAAGGAACTGGGCAAAGGGGCGATTCCCTGGCAAGAGTTCAGCCGGGAGCGCACCCTGCGTAGCTCTTCGACGCTGGCAGCGCATTTCGGGCACCGCACCAGGTGCTCGCTGACCTGGTCAACACGGCGAGCGGGCAGGGTCTGGTCGACGAACCCAGAAAGATCGTCCTCGTAACGGCGACAGTTGTTGCCCTGCGCCACCTATGACACCCCGAGGTAGCGAGCATGGTCCTCGCTCGGTGCACGATGGGCGAGCGCATCGCGCAGTTGAGCACGTCCCCGGGCAATCCGGCTGCGGACAGTGCCGAGCTTGATACCAAGGACCTCTGAGATCTCCTCGTAGCTCATGCCCTCGACGTCACACAGCACCACGGCAACTCGCTGCTCGGGTTTCAGAGCCGCCAGCGCCTCGGCCACGTCAGCGTCCAAGGCACCGTCCGCGTGAAGTTCTTCAGGGCTGCGGTCCTGACCCCAGACATGTTCGGGCGCTGAGCTGAGCGCATCCATGCGGATGCGCTGCTTGCGCCGCGCAGAGTCCAGGAACAGGTTGGTGGTGATGCGATGCAGCCAGCCCTCCAGGGTTCCCGGCTGGAAATTGTGAATCGACTTGAAGACCCGGACGAAAACATCCTGGGTGAGATCCTCGGCGTCGTGCTGGTTGCCTGTCAGGCGATATGCCAGACGGTAAACCTGTGCCGAGTGGTTCTGCACCAATTCAGCCCAGGTAGGGGCAACCCAGTCCGACTTGCTCAGCTTCGCCTTGCTGCGGAACATGCCTGACCTCTCCATGCGGAACACTCTGGCACCTCATCCTGTGAGGAACCTGTGGACGGGATCCCTCAAACGCCCACACCTATCTCAACGCGGGCTGGAAACGATTTGTTCCCAGCGTCTGATCGCTCAGAGTTGGGTGTCCAGAATCCGTAGGAACCGCTCCAGGACATCCGGTGCCACAGCGCCCATGGGAGGACGGCAGTCTCCCACAGAAAAACCTCGGCGATTCAGTGCAGCTTTGACCATCATCGCCCCCTGAGTGGCGAACACGCCCCGGAACACCGGCAGCAACTGGGCGTTGAGTTGCCTCGCCAGGGCGAGGTCTCCCGCGGTGTAGGCGTCAATAACCGAACGGACCTGCAGGCCGGAGAAATGCGTGGAGGTGCCTACCACGCCGACGCCGCCAACGGCCAGCAGCGGCAGCAGATAGGCGTCGTCGCCCGCATAGTAGGAAAGCGTCGTGCCGGCTATGACGACCGAGGACGAGCAAATATCCCCCTTCGCGTCCTTGACTGCCGCGATCCGGGGATGATCAGCCAGGCGTATCAATGAGGTCTCTGGAATCGGTATTCCCGCACGGTGCGGGATGTCATAGAGCATGATGGGCAGTTCCGTGGCCTCCGCCACAGAGAGGAAGTGTGTCTCGAGCGCATCAATGGGGGGGCGGGAGTAATAGGGGGTGACGACAAGCAGCCCGTCCGCACCGGCATCGGTGGCCTGCCCGGCCAGTTCAATCGTGTGCCTGGTGTCGAAGGTGCCGACTCCCGCCACAACCGAAGCACGATCCCCCACAGCCTCTACCACCGTGGCGATCAGATCGCGTTTCTCGGCATCGCTCGTGGTGGGCGACTCGCCCGTGGTGCCATTGACCACCAGCCCGTCGTGGCCCAGCTCGTCAACCAGATGCCGGGCCAGCCGGGCAGCCTCGGCAAGATTCACGCTCCCATCCGGATTGAAGGGGGTGATCATCGCGGTCAACAGCCGTCCGAAAATGGGCTGCTCCGAAGTTGAAGACATGATTCAGGCCTCCTCAAAGATGACGAGCGGATCCCCGTCATGCACGACTTCCCACCGAGCCGATTCCATCAGAACCAGGTGGAATCCCAGCAAGTTAGCGACGCCGGGGCACGCTACACGCCGGCCACCCACAGTGGACACCTGACGCGTGTCGCCCACATCCACGGCACTCACCACATGACTCATGCGGTTCAGGATAGAGCTTCCCCGGATAAAGACATGGGACTGGGTAGAGTTGCCACGTGACCTACGTAGCAGATTCCCCTATCCCGGCGCCGACGGCGGAGAGCTGGGACTTTGCCGAGGGACACGCCCCCGTGACCGAAGGCCTTCACCAGGCACGTCTGGAGGCCGTGGGGGCCGGGCTCACTCCGGTCAGTCCGGGCGTGGCCTCCACCCTCACCGTACTGGCGAAGGCCGTCAACGCGCGAACCGTGGTCGAGATCGGGACAGCGCTGGGCACCTCCGCGCTGCCACTGATGGCGGGGATGACATCTGACGGTGTGCTGACCAGCATCGACTCCGAGGCAGACAACCAGCTGCCAGCACGGACTTTCCTCAACGCTGCCGGCTATCCGCCGTCACGGTGCCGCCTGATCGCAGGTGCTCCTCTGGAGATCCTCCCGAAGCTGCGTGACGGCGCCTACGACATCGTCTTCATCAATGGCGACAAACTGGAATACGTTGAGTACGTGGCTGCCGCCCTGCGGCTGCTACGATCTGGCGGGCTACTGATCATCCACGATGTGCTGTGGTACAACACCGTCGCCGACCCAGGCCGTCAGGGCGATGAGACCATCATCATCCGTGAGGCCCTGGACGCCGTGAAAGCCGCAGAGAGCTATACGACCACCCTGCTGACGACCGGAAACGGGCTACTGGTGGCGGTCAAGGACTGACTGCCAGCCAGATTCCTCCATAAAGAAACACCCGGCCCAGGCCGATCCTGCCCAGGCAGTTTGCTCGTCGCAGTGATCTCAATCGCGGGGAACGACGGTGTCTTTGCCCACCACGACCACGCCGTTCGCCGAGACGTGGAACCCACGGGCACGGTCATGGTCATGGTCGACTCCGATCTGTGCCCCATCGGTGACGATCACATGCTTGTCGAGGATGGCGTTACGCACCACGGCATCACGGCCGACGCTCGCACCATCCATCAGGACGGAATCCGATACCTGCGACCACTTCTCGATGCGGACATTCGGGCCGAGAACTGTGCGATCCACCTCACCACCGGAGATGATGCATCCGGGGTTCACGATGGAGTCCTCGGCCTTGCCGCGGATGACGAACTTTGCACCGGGGGCCTGGGACTGATTCGTCAGCAGCGGCCAGTCACTGTTGTAGAGATTGAACTCCGGCTCGACGGAGACCAAATCCATGTGGGCCTCATGGTAGGCGTCGATGGTACCGACATCCCGCCAGTAGTTGAGGTCCTTGTCCGTGGCTCCGGGAACGACGTTGTCCTTGAAGTCATAGACCTGCGACTGCCCCTGGGCTGTGAACCACGGAACAATGTCACCGCCCATATCGTGCTTCGCCGTCGGGTTCTCCGCATCGGCCCTGAGCGCCTCCACCAGGGCGTGGCGGGAGAAGATGTAGTTTCCCATCGAGGCGAACGACTCATCAGGTGAGTCGGGCAGCCCGGGCGGGTCGGCTGGCTTCTCAAGGAAACTCTTGATGCGCTTGTCCTCGTTCGCGTCGATGATGCCGAAAGCGCTGGCTTCGTTTCGAGGAACACGAATGCCTGCCACGGTGCAGCCGAGCCCCGAGTCAATGTGGGCATCGACCATCTGTTCGATGTCCATCCGGTAGATGTTGTCCGCGCCAAACACGACGACGTAGTCAGGGTTGGCGTCACGGATCAGGTTGAGCGACTGATAGATGGCGTCTGCGGACCCTTGGTACCAGCGGGGTCCCAGGCGCTGCTGAGCGGGGACGGGCGTCACGTAGGCACCCATCAGGGTGGAGAACCGCCACGTCATGGAGATATGCCGGTCCAGGGAATGGGATTTGTACTGGGTCAGTACCGCGACCTGGGTCAGCCCCGAGTTCGCGAGATTGGACAGGACGAAGTCGATCAGCCGGTAGCTGCCCCCGAAAGGCACCGCAGGTTTGGCGCGATCGGAGGTCAGCGGCATCAACCTCTTCCCCTCGCCACCAGCGAGGACGATTGACAGGATCTTCGGGCGTGCCACCATGCTTGAAACCTAGCGCTTTGCGGGGGTCCTCACAACACGTTTGGAAAGATATCATTGCGAAGCATGAAACTGTCGCTGTTGACTCGCGAGTACCCTCCAACCATCTACGGCGGTGCCGGGGTCCATGTGGCCCAGCTCGTCCCTCAGCTTCAGAAGTTCATCGACGTCGACGTGCACTGCATGGGCGAACCCCGCGACGGCGCCGTCGCACACCCGGAGTCCTGGCCCGCGGAGGCGAACGCCGCCCTGCGAGTGCTGGGAGCTGACCTGTCCATGACGGCCGCGGTCTCTGCCGACACCGACGTGCTGCACTCCCACACCTGGTACGCGAACATGGGTGGCCACCTGGCCGGGCTGATGCTGGATCGCGCCCATGTGGTGACCTCACATTCCCTCGAACCACACCGTCCCTGGAAGGCGGAGCAGCTGGGTGGCGGCTACCGGGTCTCGTCCTGGGCTGAGAAGACGGCATTCGAGGCCGCAGATGCCGTCATATCGGTCTCAGCAGGAATGCGTAAAGATGTGCTGGAGTCCTACCCCCGTCTTGACCCCGACCGGGTGTTCGTGGTCAAGAACGGTATCGATACCGATGAGTTCAAACCGGACCATGGCACCGATGTGGTCAACGGTCTCGGCATGGACCTGGACTACCCAACCGTGGTCTTCGTCGGACGCATCACCCGGCAGAAGGGACTTGTTCACCTCGTGAGGGCAGCCCAGCAGTTCGATCCCGAGACCCAGGTGGTCCTCCTAGCCGGGGCACCCGACACCCCGGAAATCGCCGCTGAGTTCGAGGGAGCCTTCGCAGAGCTTCAGGCCAAGCGAAAGTCCCCCGTGATCTGGGTGCAGGAGATGATGCCCCGGGCCGCTGTCAGGCAGGTGCTCACGCACGCCACGTTGTTCGCCTGCCCCAGTGTCTACGAACCGCTGGGCATCGTGAACCTCGAGGCCATGGCCTGTGAGACAGCCGTGGTGGCTTCAGCAGTGGGCGGAATCCCCGAGGTGGTGGTCGACGAGACCACAGGCCTGCTGGTTCCCTACGATCCCGCCAGGGCTGGCGACCCAGAGTTCGTCGCCACCTTCGAGACCGACTTCGCGGCCAAAGTGAACCGGCTCACCCGTGACACGGCACTCGCCGAGAAGTTCGGCAAGGCTGGACGGCAGCGCTGCATCGACGAGTTCTCGTGGGAGCAGATCGCCAGGGAGACCATCGCGGTCTACGAGAAAGCAATGGCTTTCCACGAATCACGCTGAACCGCAGACCGCCCGGGAGAAAATCTCCCGGGCGATTTCCGTCTCCAGAATCGGCTGCTCAGCCAACGACCCCCTTGAGGGCATTCAGCAGATCAGTCGCCTCAGTAGCGTTCATCTCGACCACCAGTCGTCCCCCGCCATCGACAGGGACGCGCATCACAATGCCACGCCCCTCCTTGGTGACCTCCATCGGTCCGTCTCCCGTACGGGGTTTCATCGCTGCCATGTGCCAACCTCAATCCTTGGAGTCCAAGTGAACTCCTCTATTATTCCGCATCCGCGAAGGCTCTGATGCACCGGCTGGTCCCGGCGCGGCCGGGACGGCTGCTTCAAACGATACCTGCCCGCCAGGGACAGACTGCACCGGCCGCAGACCAAAAGTATCGGCGATGCGACCGATCACGACATCGACGGCTTGCATGTCATAACCACCCGCGGCAATGTCGAACAGAGGCGGTGACGCAGGCACCTGACGCTGCGCGTCCTGCAGGAACTCATCAACCTGCCTCCTCTCGTACCCGACAGAGACCACGGGAAGGCGTAGCTGTGACATGAAGTCGGATCCGAACAGCAGGTCAGGAACGAAGGCCTTAGGCCGGTCATTGATAGGCTCCGACATCTCGCCAAGCCGTCCCGTTGCCGCCCAAGCCGCCAAGGCGAGCACAACCACGAACGCGACACCGCACACCCACACCATGAGGTCACAGCCTAACGCCCGAGGGGATTTTCACGATCACCGGACGTACCCATGGCAGTCACGGCCTCATCGACGTCATCGGTGAGGATGATCAGGTCACGATCACCCGGGCTGATGAAACCACCGGCCTCGACCGTCTGCCTTATCCAGTCGAGCAGCGGCCCCCAGAAGTGACTCCCAAACAGCACGACGGGGAAATGAGCCACCTTGCCTGTCTGGATCAGAGTCAACGATTCGAACAACTCATCGAGGGTCCCGAAGCCACCCGGCATCGCGATGAGGCCCCGGGAGTACTTGAGGAACATCGTCTTGCGGGCGAAGAAGTACCGGAAGTTGATGCCAAGCCCCACGTATGGGTTTAGCCCCTGCTCCTGGGGAAGCTCGATGCCCAGGCCCACGGACAGCCCACCGGCCTGGCTGGCCCCCTTGTTGCCGGCCTCCATGATGCCAGGACCACCCCCGGTGATCACAGCAAACCCACGCTCTGCCAGGCCGTGGGCGATCCTCTCGGAGGCCTGGTACATCGGATCCTCCGGGGCGGTCCGGGCTGAGCCGAAGATGCTGACGGCGGCAGGGAGCCCGTGCAGGGTGTCGAATCCCTCCACGAACTCTGCCTGGATACGCAGTACCCGCCACGGGTCCTTGCTGGCCCATTCATCATCGTCTATGCCAAGCAACGCCTCGTCGGCGGTGATTGCCTGGCCGTTGCGTGTCACAGTTCTCTGGTGATGTCCGGTCATGGTTCTTCTCCTAGAGGTTCCGCCAGTGGAGATCGGCTGATGGGCAGCACCCACGCACCATCCTGGCCTCGTTGTTCATCATGGACGCAATC
The sequence above is drawn from the Arachnia rubra genome and encodes:
- a CDS encoding LOG family protein; this translates as MTGHHQRTVTRNGQAITADEALLGIDDDEWASKDPWRVLRIQAEFVEGFDTLHGLPAAVSIFGSARTAPEDPMYQASERIAHGLAERGFAVITGGGPGIMEAGNKGASQAGGLSVGLGIELPQEQGLNPYVGLGINFRYFFARKTMFLKYSRGLIAMPGGFGTLDELFESLTLIQTGKVAHFPVVLFGSHFWGPLLDWIRQTVEAGGFISPGDRDLIILTDDVDEAVTAMGTSGDRENPLGR